A region of the Candidatus Poribacteria bacterium genome:
TTGATCTTAACATCTATTCTCGTACCGTTGCGAATGCTAAAGGCGTTCGGTTGGAAGGAATTGCTGGTACTATTGATCGCCGTTGCTTTGATATTAAGCCTCTCCATGGGCACGGGTGAAAAGCAGTTAGAACGGGTTGCCCATAAAGCCGGGAACGAGGCAATGATGGTTGACAGCGCTGGACACACAGATGGGTTTCCAACGTATTGGGAACTTGGACTCTTTTTCGGAAGTGGAGTACTCGCGATTTCAGCGATGATCCTGCCCGGCATCAGTGGTTCTTTTCTGATGCTCGCGCTCGGGGTCTATTTTCCACTCTTAACGGCGATCAATACCTTGATGGAAGGTGTTCCAAGACTGATCAACGGTACTTTAACGGAGGCGATGTTAGGAAGTGTTCTGATACTCGCTTTCGCTGCGCTCGGTTGTCTGTTTGGGCTTTTGGCATTTACACGATTGCTCAACTATCTGTTGGAGCGGTACCGCAACCTCACAATCGCCTTTCTTATCGGACTGATGGTGGGTTCACTTTACGGATTATGGCCCTTTCGCGAGTTTACAACGGTTGACGGGGAACGTATAGATACTGCTCACATATTACCGCAACTCGATATGAATCTGCTCATTACTGCGGGAGCTTTTCTCGTCGGCGGTGGTGTTATTCTTTTATTTATGCGCTTGGAGAATTAGAAGACGAGTTTTTTATTAATAGCCTATAAGCAACCCCTTCGCATGACGAGATGAAAAAAATAAAAAAGGTCGGTTTTTTTGTCAATACTACCAAAACGAACGCGGTAGGTGTCGTTGAAGGTGTGTCTACGTGGCTTAAAGAACGAGGTATTGTCGCGCTGCTTCCAGAGGAACAAGCCGTTGAATTAGGGTACCCGCAAACGGGTATCTCCAAAACGGAGGTAGTTGAACAGGCAGATATGCTGCTCGTTCTCGGTGGAGATGGTACACTATTGAGCGCAGCCCACACCCCGCAAATTGAGAATGTACCAATTTTAGCGATTAATATTGGGACGCTTGGGTTTTTGACGGACGCCTCGCTTGATCAACTCTATCCGACCTTAAGGGCGACGTTGGCGGGGGACTATCGGATAGAACATCGAATGATGTTAGAAGTCGTTGTAGATGGACAGCCCGAAGTAGAGTTAACCGAATCGGAAGAAGAAATTGCAGATTCTAACAAAGTCATAGCCCGTAATGAAATGGAGGGCGGATATACGGACAGGAACGTAAAGGCAGAAACCTACTTTACTGAACCTTGCCCAAAAACGCGTGCTTCTTTAGACCCAGATAGCGGAGTCGCGTTTTCGGACAAAGGAAAATTAAAAAAACCGTTCCGGGCTTTTGCGCTCAACGATGTTGTTATCCGTCACTATACGCGTCTGATTGAATTAGACGCACATATTGATGGCGAACTCTTTATACCGTACAATGCCGATGGTTTAATAATTGCAACACCGAGTGGTTCAACAGGATACTCGCTCTCTTGTGCGGGTACTATTGTTGCCCCGCAGTTAGAAGCGATCCTTCTAACACCTATAGCACCGCACAGTTTGACCGTGCGTCCTTTTATCGCCGATGGTAATGCTGAGATAACCGTCAAGATGCGTGCTGCCTACCAGAGCGTTGATGTTTTTGTAGATGGGCAGCGTGAGACACACAGCCTCACTGCCGACGCAGTCATAAAAGTGCAGAAAGCGGAACGAACAATTCGGCTTATTCGTTCGCAACATCATAGTTACTATAGAGCTTTACGTGAAAAACTAATGCTGGGAATAGCTGTCAGTTAAGAGTCGTCAGTTTGCCTCGCAGTGAGAGTTAAAGCGGGTTAAGATATTCCTAAGGTCTCTTTCTGAAAACTGAAAGGTTTTTTGCAGAAAAACCGAACTGAAAACTGAAAACTATTCCTCTGAAAACCGATAACCATTGATAATTAATAACCAATAACCGACACCTGATAACTGGCAACTATAATGATAGAAACACTCTCTATCCGCAACATTGCCCTCATAGATGAACTTGAATTGGAACTGGCATCCGGGTTGAATATCTTTACAGGTGAAACAGGTGCTGGTAAATCGGTCATCCTCAAGTCGATTGGATTGGTGTTAGGTGAGAGAGCCTCCGCCGATATTGTGCGCGAAGGTGCCGATTTCGCAAAGGTAGAGGCGAGTGTCGCCCCTGACGACACACATCCGATGTGGCACACCGATTTTGCCTTTAGCGATGTGTTGGACCCATCCGATGTGGTGATTCTTTCGAGGCAAATCAGCGCGAACGGTAGAAGTCGCTGCCATATCAACGGACGTTTGGTGAATTTAAAGCAATTGCAGGCACTCGGCACGCTGCTTGTTGACATCCACGGGCAACACGAACATCAATCGCTTTTTCGGACCGAAACACATCTCAAACTTTTGGATGATTTCGGTGGGAGCAGTGAGGCGAGGCAACAGGTTGGCAAGATATATACGCAACTACGCGCTTTGCAACAAGAGGCGGCCTCCGTTGCGGACACTTTGGCTGCATCAGAACGCGAAAAAGATCTCCTTGAATTTGAAATTAAAGAACTGACTGCGGCGAATCTGGAGGCAGGTGAAGACGAAAAGTTGGCAGATGAAGCCCGTGTCCTAAAAAATGCGGAAAAATTGTCCCAGTCTGCAAACTATGTATGCGAACAACTTGATGGTAGCAACCGATCCGGTGGTTTTGGCGGTGGGGCTATGGGAACGGATTTGTCTACACTTGACCGTTTGAAAGATGCTGCGAACGCGCTTACAGATTTATCAGATCTTGATGGTAGCCTCTCGGAATTACAGGATCGTTTGGAATCATCGCTCTACGAATTGGAAGATATCGCTTTACAGATCCGTCAGTATGCTGACACCGTGGAATTCAATCAAGGACGATTGGACGAGATCGCCGACCGGCTCGCCCTGATTGCAAAACTGAAGCGGCGTTATGGCAACACTCTTTCCGAGGTACTGGCATACCATGCTGAAGCAGAACAAAAGTTGGAGACCTTACACCTCGGTTCAGAGAAACAAGAGTCGCTTCAAGCGGAAATTAAAAAAACAATCCAAGAAGCCCAACATCTGTGTACTACGCTCTCCGCGAAACGGCTGCACGTCGCGAAACATCTTTCGGAGCGGATTGAGAAGGAACTCCGTACACTTGGCATGGACAAAGCAGAGTTTCAGGCATCCGTCCAACACATTCCAGACGAACGCGGCCCGTTTGAAGTAAATAGTAAACGTTACGCGTTTCGTTCCGACGGGATGGACGATGTTGAATTTTTGATTGCCCCGAACATCGGTTCCGAAGCGCGTCCGATCGCGAGGATTGCATCAGGTGGCGAAATTTCTCGGATCATGCTTGCTTTAAAGACGGTGCTGGTTCAAGTTGACGAGATTCCGACACTGCTTTTTGATGAGATCGATAGCGGTATCGGCGGCAAGGTCGCCGATGTTATCGGCAAGAAGTTGAAGGAACTTTCGGCGTTTTCACAAGTTATCTGTATTACGCATCTCCCACAGATCGCCCGTTTTGCTGATAATCATTTTCGGGTCGAGAAAAAGGTTGTTGATAAACGTACCCTGATTACGGCGAAACTACTGACAGCGGAAGAGCAGGTTAGTGAGATCGTCCGTATGCACGGTGGCGAAGAAACAGAAATAGGGCTTGCACATGCGCGAGAGTTATTGTCTGAAAAATAGTTTTTAAATATTAGGTTTCTGCTCCGATTTGTCCGATGTCCAAATCGGGTTCCCGATGAAAAACCCAAAAACGACAGTCTGGAATGAAACGGAAGACTGCTTACGAAAAGGCAACTGAAGCAACAAACCCACTTGACCGAACCGCAAGGAAAATTAAAAATTCTGCTCCGATTTGTCCTTTGTCCGATGTCCAAATCGGGTTTCCGATGAAAAACCCAAAAACGATAGTCTGGAATGAAATGGAAGACGGCTTACGAAAAGGTGATTGAAGCAACAAACCCGCTTGACCGAACCGCAAAGGAAGTTAAAAATATGGACGACAGGTTTACACAAGCCAGCGGAACGCATGTTTATACGGGGTGCGAGTTGTTAGTCAAAGGTGCCTTGGAGAGTGGGGTTAGTCTGCTCACAGGGTATCCGGGTTCCCCGATTGCCGAAGTATTTGATGTCCTCCAACGGAATGCGGAATTGTTGAAAAACAACGGCATCATCGCGCAGATAGCCAACAATGAAGCGTTAAGTATTGCGCGTCTCAACGGCTCACAGATGGCGGATGTCCGCGCAATAGCGTTTATGAAAAGCGTCGGCTTACATGTAGCCTCCGATGCCTTGGCGATTAGCAACCTTGCAGGAACAACCGGCGGGGCTGTCGTTGTCGTTGGTGATGATACATGGTCGCACAGCACACAGGTACCTGCTGACTCCCGATTTTTGGCGCGGCATGTATATACGCCACTGATTGAACCGAGCACATTTCAGGAACTTAAGGACTGGGTTCACTGTGCTTTCCAGATTTCTGCTGCAGCCGATCTCTATGTTTGTTATTTAACGACTGAAAACCAAGCGAGTGGCGGTGGAAATGTTGAACTTCAACCTAACATTTATCCTGACATTACCGAGTTGAAACGCGTTAGCCTTGATACCCAACTCATTGATGCCGATAAACGGGTTGTCTTACCCCCGCATACCGCCCAGATTGAGACGGAAACGTTTCAGGAACGGCTGCCCACGGCTCTTGAAACGGCAAGGGATCTCGGACTGAATAAAATTCAGTTTGTCGGAGATCCTTCAAGCCAAAAGCGGTATCCACTCGGATTCGTCAGTGCCGGTTTAGCACACAGCTGCCTCCTCCACGCGCTCGGCGAATTAAACTTATACGGCGACATTCCAGTTCTCAAACTCGGTATGACCCATCCAATTGACGCGGATATCGTCCGAGAGTTTACTGAACAGGTTGACGAAATCTACGTTGTTGAAGAGAAACGTCCCCTCTTAGAAAACGAAATTAAAGCACTCCTTACGCAAATGTACCAAGACGGTGGTATCAAACGGTACGTAAGCGTCTGGGGAAAACAATTCCCCGACAGTTTAGCAGGTATTCCCGCAGCTTCCGGATTGGATGCATCTATTCTCATCCAGAAACTCATCCCACTTTTCAAACATCGCCTTAGCACAAACAGTACGCCTGTCGATTTGGAACATCTCACGTGTGAAGAAACACTCCAAAAACAGGTATCTGAACAACAAATTGACATCCCACAACGAACACCTACTTTCTGTCCGGGCTGCCCACACCGCGATTCCTCAAGTGTCTTCCTTGAAATCACAAGACAATTTATGGATACGGACTACATGAAAAAGCACCACAATTCAGTACCGGTAGATCTTGTCTTTCACGGGGATATCGGTTGCTATTCGATGCTCAAATATGAACCGTTTCCGCGGTTGATGCACAACCTCTCCGCAATGGCGTTAGGTGGTGGGTCAGGTGCTGGTATTGACCCGTTTATTGAAAATAAGCAGATCGTTTTCATGGGGGATTCAACCTTTTTCCACGGTGGGATGGCAGCGATTTCAGATTCAATCAAAAACAACCAAGATATTGCTTATATCATTTTAGATAACCAAACGACGGCAATGACTGGGCACCAGCCGACGCCAGCGGGTGAACTTGACCTCCTCGGTAATCCGACGTTTGCACAGGACATTGAGCAGGTCGCTCAAGGGCTCGCTGGCGATTCGGAAATAGATATTGTACGCACCAACCCAGAAGATCGGGTAAACTACAAAAAACATCTTGAAAAGACCATCCTTAAACCCGGCATCAAAATTGTCATTGCTGACAAAGAGTGTGCGATTACTTACCACCGCCGCCTCCGTCGCGAACAACGTAAGACTATAGCCAAAGATGGTTTCCTGAAATACGAAAAGCATATCAATATCACACCTGAAGTTTGCGAATTTTGTCGGGAATGCACCACGGCTACAGGGTGTCCGGGTTTAAAAGTTGTTGATACCGATTATGGTGATAAGATTGCTATTGACCAATCAAACTGCGTCTCTGATGGCGCGTGTGCGCGGATTAAATATGCGTGTCCAGCCTTTGAAGAGGTTATCGTCACCCGTAAACGTCCACCACAAGCGCAGATGATGGCATCCGCTTACCGAGATCTCCTGAGTGATGATCCCTTACCACCGCCGCCACCACTGACATTTGAGCGGAGTTGGAACACGTATGCTGCAGGGGTCGGTGGCATGGGCATTGGGACTATTTCCAAGGTCCTTGTCGTTGCGGGGTATTTCCAAGGCTACGATGTAACGTTTTGTGACAGGAAAGGATTGGCAATTCGCAACGGCGGGGTTTATACACATATTGCATACACGCAACCGAGTGTCCACGCTTCTCCGATGATCCCGTATGGCAAAGCGGATCTGCTGTTAGGACTTGACATCTTAGAGGCTGTTCGTGGTATCACCCCGCGGTCGCTTTTCCGTGTCGCATCACCTGATCGTACCGTTGCTGTAGTCAATACAGCGAAAACCGAGACAATAACGACTCTCATTGGTAAAGACGATTTTGATCCAGATGCACTTGAAGAGACACTTCAGACCCATACCAAATCCGAGGCGTATTTCGGCATTGATCTGTTTACTGCCTCTGAGCAGTTGTTCGGCAACAAGTTGTATGCGAACATGATGCTCTTGGGTACCGCCTTCCAACGCCGATTGATACCTCTTGAACTGGAACCGCTCCAATTGGCACTCAAGCAGATGGTCCCGCATGCCGATTTAGAGACGAATATGAAAGCATTCAATGTCGGACGGCGGCTCGCGCTTGACTCCCAACAACTCGTAGATGAGGCACCCCGCGAGTCGAATTATGCCGAAATGCTCTCTGAAAAACGACAGATTCTGGAGAGCAAACGCGGCGGAAAGCGTTTGGCACAAAGGTACGCGACACTCGTTGAAAGTGCCGTGGAGACAATGGATGTTGGTTCGGACAATATTCATCGACTGCTGGCACTCTATACCTACGACCTCGTCCAGTTTGAAGGCATTAACTATGCCCGGATGTATATTGAAAAAGTAAAACAGGTTTGTGCGAGTGATTCAGAATCATACAGCTATCGTGCTACAAAAGCCGCTATCAGATATCTGCATAAGGTGATGCTAATTAAGGACGAAGTCTATGTTGCACATCTTCTGACAAGCAAAGAAAAATTGGAACGGGACAAGGCACTATACAAGGTTGACACCAAAAACGGCGACAGGATTAAATATGTCCATCTCAATCGTCCGCATTTCACTGTTATGGGATTTGACTTTGAGACAGATATTGACACGCACAATTGGCAGTTAAACTTGATGAAACGGATGAAGTTTCTAAGACGGTTATTACCGGAATGGCATGCGAAAGAAAAGGCATTCCGAGAGTGGTATATTTCCCGTGTGATTGACACGTTCGCTCCAACCGATGCCGAGACTTACGATAAGCATCTCCGCGCTTTAGAATCTGTGGAGGAGGTCCGTGGCTATCGAGAGATTCGCTATCCAAAGATGGAGGCGGCGAAACAGACCGTTGAAGAACTGCTTGGGAGATAGCAATTGGCAGTCCTCGGAAGTCATGCGATCACGATCACCGTGATGGCGTGCTTCCGACGCAGTCAGCAATCAGCGGTCAGCAAGATAGCTACACGATCCCGTAGACAACGTTAATTTCTTCTCGCAGGCTGGTTTGGCGTTGACAACCGGACACCGACTACCGACAGGCAAAACCATTAAACAATGCAAAAGCAACACTTACTGACAGGACATACGCGTATCGTCGGCGTTATTGGTGACCCCGTTGAACACAGCCGGTCGCCTCAGATGCACAATGCTGCCTTTGCCAAAGCCGGACTTGATTACGTATACGTCCCTTTTCATGTCCGCCCGAATGATTTGTCAGACGCAATCGCGGGGTTTAAAGCGACCAATGTCGTTGGCATTAATGTGACGCTTCCGCATAAACAGGCAGTCATCTCACATCTTACATCGATTTCACGGGAAGCAGAACTCATTGGAGCAGTGAACACACTCACCTTTACTGATGACGGGATACACGGCGACAATACAGATGCCCCGGGTGTTTTGAGGGCCTTAGAGGAAAACGGAAACATGTCTGTGCCAGTAGGCGAAAATGTTGTCGTTTTAGGGGCAGGAGGTGCTGCCAGGGCAGTGGTTGTTGCGTTGGCACTCGCGGGTGTAGCTTTGATTACGATCGCTAACCGCACAGTGGAGAAAGCTATCTCCTTGGCTGAGGAGATGCGTCAAAAAACGGGTATTTCCATGCAGGGGTTGGGGTTTGCGGATCCTCGATTGCCTGTTGCTGTTCGTGAGAGCATGCTCCTCATCAACACTGCGACGGTTAGTATGGACGCGACACATCCACTGTTAATTTCTGCGGATTGGCTTCAACCGCACACTGTCGTTTACGATATCGTGTATACGCCTCCGGTGACACCGCTTATGCGAGCTGCCGCTGTGCGCGGCTGTGAAACGCTCGGTGGCATCGGTATGTTAGTGCATCAGGGGGCAATCGCTTTTGAAACATGGACGGGTATTGCACCGTGTACAGAGATAATGCACCAAGCCCTATAAACATATCGTCCCTACGGGACTAAAACTGATAACCGTAAAAAAATACGAAAGGGGTCAATAACGATATAATGGAACAGCAAGAACAAGATCTTAATAAACCGATTCGATTCGTTATACTCGGCACACCTTATACTATCAAACCGACCGAGGAATTAACCGCGGAAGACATCGGTAAACTCGTTGACCAGGTCAAAAGCTTAGTTGAATCCTATCTCAGGAGAGGCTTTGATGAAGCGAGGGTTCCGTTGCTCGTCGCGTTCCACATCGCTGACGAAAAACGTCGCCTTCAAGAAGAGTATGAATTGCCATTACATCGGATCGTAGAGCGACTCCAATTTGCGATTGAAGAGGATACAGAGGCAGACGAGGTATCCTTTACTACAGAAGAGCAAACTTCCGATTGAGGCGATTGTGGATTGTTGAACTTCAACTTCATCTGATTCAGTATCGGTTCGCTGCTTAACGGAGCAACACCAACGCGAGGATACCAAATATCGGAAGCAGGGCAATTAAGATTTTGACTTCAAGTAGATAGTTTTTATAACGTTGAATGGCAGAATTTTGTTCTGCCCACTGGTTGATAAAATCAATTCGCCGGTGGATAGATGGGTGTGTGTTGAACATTTCAAAAAACCGTCGAATTGATTTTGGCACCGAATTCAGCACAGCAAGTTTCATCAAAGCGTTTTTAAATGCTTCGGGTTTCTTCGTGAGCGCAGCCGCATATAGGTCGGCTTGATGTTCACAGCGTCTTGACAAATACCGGAAGATGAACACGAAATAGACGATTAGAAAAGTTAATGAACATAACGTTGGCAAGATTTGTGATTCCCCGAAATATGCCACCAACGGTTCTTCAACAAGCACAAAGAAAAACAGATAACTCAATAGATAGAAGATCGAAAACAGCATATACGTCGGAATGTGTCTGTAGCGGATATGCCCAAGTTCGTGGGCAACGACGGTTTCGATCTCTTCATCTGTAAAGTATTCAAGGAGTGCATCTGTCAGGAAAATTCGGCGGTTCCACGGAAAGGTCCCCGCGACTGCTGCATTGGCTATTAATAGCGAACCGGTCTGCCATACTACAATATCCCGATATTTTATGCCGCTCTGTTTCGTCAACACATCTAATTTTCCCTTCAATGCTGAACCGACCGCCAGGGGTTCCGTTTTCCATAGAAACTGCATGAATAGTGGTGCAAAAATATAAGCGGACGCAATCACGGGTAGAATCAACCCTATGAGTACATAAGGGTGCTCAAGGATGAACATCTGTACTGAATATGGGAGCCAGTACACAGCATCTATTGTGGCGAGATAAGCCAACATCGGCAGCAGTGGGAAGAGCAGAAACTTGAATTGAAGTGTGGCGACCTCTCGGTAGTGTCCTTGTTGGAGCCGATTCACTTGATAAAAGGCAAGCCGGATACAGATGAGACCAATCAGAAGCGGAAGCAATGCGAATATCTGGCGCAGGTGCCTCATGGGAAAGAAGGCAAGGTGTTTATCAATCAAGGTGGGCAAATTCAGCAAGTATATATTACACAGATACGCCGCTAAACTCATACACTCAAAAACGATCATGAAGCGTCGCAAGCGATAAAGTTTCGGTAGGTTCTCTTCTTTGTCCGCAGGAAAAGTTCGCGCCACGTACGATGTCACGAAACACGTAAGGAGCACAGGGAAACCTGTTAATACAATTGTCCAAAGCACCACCTGCATATCGCTGATGTTTATGTTAGTTTGGGGCGGTTCAAAGGAAAAAAGAAAGAGTAAACCCGCGATGAGGATAATGCTTATCTGTCCCATGTTGTCAGTAGTCCTTGGTTTGTACTCATGTTAGTTTCGTGACGCTTGCAAAGTCCTTCTATCAGTGTCGATTTCTGAACCTCACGGCTACTTAATTCTATCTTATATTGCATCAAAAATCAAGGATGTTTTAACATCTAATCCTATTGTTTTGGCGAGCGTGAAAAAAACTTTTGACTTTTTTTGGATAAAAGTGATATAATTCATAGTAAAAGCACCTGTGCGAATAAATTACTTGCAGGTTTTCCATATTTTGCAAGTTCGCGATGCAGTTTCGGGCATTGAAAACCGTTGTTTGTGCGCGGGACAGGTAATTATTCCGTTTGCATACATACGCTCAAAACGGGATTTGAGAAGAATTCCGAGGAAAATAGAGTATATTATTTTGGGGTAACTTAAAAACAGACGCTTTAATGTCGGTTTGCAAGTAACGCTCAGAATTGTCGTTAAACATTAGGAGGAATCCATGCTAAGTAGAACCACTTTCACAATTATCGCTCTTCTGGGAGTCGCGCTTGTTGTTAGTAGTTGCGGCAAGTTAAACCAAGAAGAGTTTGAAATGTGGAAGAATGAACATGTCTCACAGATAGAGCAGACCAACTCTGACATGTCAAACAAATTCACGATGTTAGAAGGCAAAGTCGATCAGAATAATAAAGATACGACAGAGGCAATCTCCAAAGCGAAGGAGGAGACGATTGCCGCATCCCAACAAGGTGATGCCGACACTATTGCTGCTGCAGAGCAAAAAGCCAAAGAAGGGGACGCACAACTCCGCGCGGACTTAACCAAGGCGATTGACATGCAAGGCAAAGAAGCAATGGACGCTGCGAAAAGCGGAGATGCTGAATTGAAAATGCAGCTGGATGCTGTAGGACAGAACGCTACAGCTAACGGCGCAGCGATAAAACAGATTCGATCTGAACTGATGGCTGTGAAAGAACAGGTTGCTATGAACGCGAAAGAGGCAGCCAAGAAACCGATGGTGGTTACGACCGTCAATTTCGGCAGCGGACAGACCGGCCTATCCAGCAAAGACAAAGAGATGCTTGACGGTGTCGTCGATCAACTCATGGCATCGGATGCAAAGATTGTAGTTGTTGGACATGCTGATGGCACGCCGGTGCTGCGTGGAAGCCATAGAAGCAACTGGGATCTCTCACAAGCACGCGCCAACTCGGTATCAAAATACTTGAAATCCAAAGGAATTGATGCCGCCAGAATAGAGGCAGTTGGCATGGCACACACGAAACCTGTCGCCCCGCAAAATACTGCCGCTGGCAGAGCTATGAATCGCAGGGCTGAAGTCATTCTGCTCCCCGCTGGCGCAATGATGTAGCCTAACTGTTTCATATCAACGTAGGGGCGGGTTCCTTGCCCGCCCATCGTTGCCATATCTATGTCCTACAGCACTCGTTGGATAAGGACTTTATTTCTATGCGTCTGGTCTTTGTATGTTTCATGTTGCTACTTCTGATCCTCTGTCTAACGCCCGCGGATGCTGTTGATAGCCCATCCTTGCGCCCCTCGCCCGTCCGAGATTTCTTGGGTAAACATCTTGATTCTCCTTCATTTCAACTTTCCCTGTTTTCATATAAACCGGAGTTAGGTGGCTTGACTAATATCCTCCAGAGTGTCGGCGTATCAAGTGTTCCGAGTGCTCTGCTGCCTACGTTCTCGGTTGTGTTTGAACACACACCGGAGTTAGATTCACGTTTTGAATTCGGCTATTGGCAGATGGAACTTGACATTCCACCACCTACCTCGGCGAACCTCTCTACTACACTCATTCCGATTTCATATCAGTTTATCTATCGCCCCGTTTTGCTATCCGAATTTTTACCGATCTATTTGGGCGGCGGCATCGGGTTTTTGGGGACGAGTTTTAGTGGCAATGCAGTGGATCTGCTTGAGCAACAAGGCATCAGTTTCGATGACAGTTCCTCTGGTCCAACAGGATATGTCATCATCGGGGCAGAATTGCTTCAGTGGGAATATAACCTTGCGCTCAACCTTGAGTTGAAACGGATACTCAAAACAGTAGAGACAACAGGCACGACACCGCTCAACCTGATTTTAGATGGTACTGCGATCGGATTGGGTGTGAAAATGAAATTCTAACCTAATAGTTATTCCACGGATGTTCTTAAAGCATGCCAAACGAATTCTTCTTTTTTTCATCTGTCTCGTGTTCGGTGGCATTATCGGCGGCTATTCGGACACCCCGCTCCCACTCCTTAGCCTGCTGGTTGTAACCGGTGCCTTCGTTTTCCTCGGCATGGAGATCGCGGTCTATCTGCTGTTAATTGCCCTGCCCTTTTCATTCCGCTACATCCTTCCGGGGCGCTTTGAAATTCAAACACCGACAGAACCGCTATTAGGTATGCTCGTCGCTGTTTACTGCGCGCAAAAAATAGTTGATCGGGTGCTACAGAAAGAGAAACCAGAAAATACCTTTCCGTTCTTGGTACCACTTTGCGCCTATATTTTCGTTACCTTCCTTTCAGGAATTAATACACCTGATCTCTTTGGCACATTCAAAGGCGCGCTGCGTGCGACAGTGTACATGCTGTTTAGTGTTATCGTGTATGCGGTTATCCAAAACAGAGCAACCCTGAAACGACTGTTTATTGCTACCTTTCCTTCCGCCGCTGTTGCTGTTATCTGGACAGTGATTGTCCTAATTTATCACATTGACGCGTGGCAGTGGACAAGTGCCTATCGGAGTGCCCCGTTTACGAATTACTCTGTTTATGGTGCCTTCACCGCGATTTTCTTTTTGGTTTGCCTCAGTCGCCTCCTATTTGACAACAGCACTTACGACAGAGTTTTATGGACGGCGTGGTTCGTCTGTTTCAGTGTTGGACTTCTAATGTGTTTTTCGCGTGGGGTCTGGCTCTCCGTCATTGTCACAGTCGGTTTTATGCTGCTGCAACTTGGGAGGGGTGTTACGCATAAAAAGATTCTGTTTATGGGTGCGGCATGTCTCATCTTATTGGTATGCCTGAATTTGCCCGGTGTCTATCACATTATTATCGAGCGGGTTTCGTCGGCAGTAGATATCAGTTATGCTTCAAACCGAGCGCGCCTGCTACGGTGGGGTCAA
Encoded here:
- a CDS encoding DUF368 domain-containing protein — translated: MNSLRLLVNGFLIGIANIIPGMSGGTLALVLGIYERLIGALRCIGFSTVKKLLGVLRFKKPAFTEAGAELRRIDFGFLALLGIGAIAALLLTSKLIVYLLNNYHDATYGFFSGLILTSILVPLRMLKAFGWKELLVLLIAVALILSLSMGTGEKQLERVAHKAGNEAMMVDSAGHTDGFPTYWELGLFFGSGVLAISAMILPGISGSFLMLALGVYFPLLTAINTLMEGVPRLINGTLTEAMLGSVLILAFAALGCLFGLLAFTRLLNYLLERYRNLTIAFLIGLMVGSLYGLWPFREFTTVDGERIDTAHILPQLDMNLLITAGAFLVGGGVILLFMRLEN
- a CDS encoding NAD(+)/NADH kinase, which codes for MKKIKKVGFFVNTTKTNAVGVVEGVSTWLKERGIVALLPEEQAVELGYPQTGISKTEVVEQADMLLVLGGDGTLLSAAHTPQIENVPILAINIGTLGFLTDASLDQLYPTLRATLAGDYRIEHRMMLEVVVDGQPEVELTESEEEIADSNKVIARNEMEGGYTDRNVKAETYFTEPCPKTRASLDPDSGVAFSDKGKLKKPFRAFALNDVVIRHYTRLIELDAHIDGELFIPYNADGLIIATPSGSTGYSLSCAGTIVAPQLEAILLTPIAPHSLTVRPFIADGNAEITVKMRAAYQSVDVFVDGQRETHSLTADAVIKVQKAERTIRLIRSQHHSYYRALREKLMLGIAVS
- the recN gene encoding DNA repair protein RecN, encoding MIETLSIRNIALIDELELELASGLNIFTGETGAGKSVILKSIGLVLGERASADIVREGADFAKVEASVAPDDTHPMWHTDFAFSDVLDPSDVVILSRQISANGRSRCHINGRLVNLKQLQALGTLLVDIHGQHEHQSLFRTETHLKLLDDFGGSSEARQQVGKIYTQLRALQQEAASVADTLAASEREKDLLEFEIKELTAANLEAGEDEKLADEARVLKNAEKLSQSANYVCEQLDGSNRSGGFGGGAMGTDLSTLDRLKDAANALTDLSDLDGSLSELQDRLESSLYELEDIALQIRQYADTVEFNQGRLDEIADRLALIAKLKRRYGNTLSEVLAYHAEAEQKLETLHLGSEKQESLQAEIKKTIQEAQHLCTTLSAKRLHVAKHLSERIEKELRTLGMDKAEFQASVQHIPDERGPFEVNSKRYAFRSDGMDDVEFLIAPNIGSEARPIARIASGGEISRIMLALKTVLVQVDEIPTLLFDEIDSGIGGKVADVIGKKLKELSAFSQVICITHLPQIARFADNHFRVEKKVVDKRTLITAKLLTAEEQVSEIVRMHGGEETEIGLAHARELLSEK